A region of Homo sapiens chromosome 17, GRCh38.p14 Primary Assembly DNA encodes the following proteins:
- the ACE gene encoding angiotensin-converting enzyme isoform 6 (isoform 6 is encoded by transcript variant 6): protein MQIANHTLKYGTQARKFDVNQLQNTTIKRIIKKVQDLERAALPAQELEEYNKILLDMETTYSVATVCHPNGSCLQLEPDLTNVMATSRKYEDLLWAWEGWRDKAGRAILQFYPKYVELINQAARLNGNMWAQTWSNIYDLVVPFPSAPSMDTTEAMLKQGWTPRRMFKEADDFFTSLGLLPVPPEFWNKSMLEKPTDGREVVCHASAWDFYNGKDFRIKQCTTVNLEDLVVAHHEMGHIQYFMQYKDLPVALREGANPGFHEAIGDVLALSVSTPKHLHSLNLLSSEGGSDEHDINFLMKMALDKIAFIPFSYLVDQWRWRVFDGSITKENYNQEWWSLRLKYQGLCPPVPRTQGDFDPGAKFHIPSSVPYIRTAMKLGFSRPWPEAMQLITGQPNMSASAMLSYFKPLLDWLRTENELHGEKLGWPQYNWTPNSARSEGPLPDSGRVSFLGLDLDAQQARVGQWLLLFLGIALLVATLGLSQRLFSIRHRSLHRHSHGPQFGSEVELRHS from the exons ATGCAAATAGCCAACCACACCCTGAAGTACGGCACCCAGGCCAGGAAGTTTGATGTGAACCAGTTGCAGAACACCACTATCAAGCGGATCATAAAGAAGGTTCAGGACCTAGAACGGGCAGCACTGcctgcccaggagctggaggag TACAACAAGATCCTGTTGGATATGGAAACCACCTACAGCGTGGCCACTGTGTGCCACCCGAATGGCAGCTGCCTGCAGCTCGAGCCAG ATCTGACGAATGTGATGGCCACGTCCCGGAAATATGAAGACCTGTTATGGGCATGGGAGGGCTGGCGAGACAAGGCGGGGAGAGCCATCCTCCAGTTTTACCCGAAATACGTGGAACTCATCAACCAGGCTGCCCGGCTCAATG GGAACATGTGGGCGCAGACCTGGTCCAACATCTATGACTTGGTGGTGCCCTTCCCTTCAGCCCCCTCGATGGACACCACAGAGGCTATGCTAAAGCAG ggcTGGACGCCCAGGAGGATGTTTAAGGAGGCTGATGATTTCTTCACCTCCCTGGGGCTGCTGCCCGTGCCTCCTGAGTTCTGGAACAAGTCGATGCTGGAGAAGCCAACCGACGGGCGGGAGGTGGTCTGCCACGCCTCGGCCTGGGACTTCTACAACGGCAAGGACTTCCG GATCAAGCAGTGCACCACCGTGAACTTGGAGGACCTGGTGGTGGCCCACCACGAAATGGGCCACATCCAGTATTTCATGCAGTACAAAGACTTACCTGTGGCCTTGAGGGAGGGTGCCAACCCCGGCTTCCATGAGGCCATTGGGGACGTGCTAGCCCTCTCAGTGTCTACGCCCAAGCACCTGCACAGTCTCAACCTGCTGAGCAGTGAGGGTGGCAGCGACG AGCATGACATCAACTTTCTGATGAAGATGGCCCTTGACAAGATCGCCTTTATCCCCTTCAGCTACCTCGTCGATCAGTGGCGCTGGAGGGTATTTGATGGAAGCATCACCAAGGAGAACTATAACCAGGAGTGGTGGAGCCTCAG GCTGAAGTACCAGGGCCTCTGCCCCCCAGTGCCCAGGACTCAAGGTGACTTTGACCCAGGGGCCAAGTTCCACATTCCTTCTAGCGTGCCTTACATCAG GACCGCCATGAAGCTGGGCTTCAGTAGGCCGTGGCCGGAAGCCATGCAGCTGATCACGGGCCAGCCCAACATGAGCGCCTCGGCCATGTTGAGCTACTTCAAGCCGCTGCTGGACTGGCTCCGCACGGAGAACGAGCTGCATGGGGAGAAGCTGGGCTGGCCGCAGTACAACTGGACGCCGAACTCCG CTCGCTCAGAAGGGCCCCTCCCAGACAGCGGCCGCGTCAGCTTCCTGGGCCTGGACCTGGATGCGCAGCAGGCCCGCGTGGGCCAGTGGCTGCTGCTCTTCCTGGGCATCGCCCTGCTGGTAGCCACCCTGGGCCTCAGCCAGCGGCTCTTCAGCATCCGCCACCGCAGCCTCCACCGGCACTCCCACGGGCCCCAGTTCGGCTCCGAGGTGGAGCTGAGACACTCCTGA
- the ACE gene encoding angiotensin-converting enzyme isoform 3 precursor (isoform 3 precursor is encoded by transcript variant 3): MGQGWATAGLPSLLFLLLCYGHPLLVPSQEASQQVTVTHGTSSQATTSSQTTTHQATAHQTSAQSPNLVTDEAEASKFVEEYDRTSQVVWNEYAEANWNYNTNITTETSKILLQKNMQIANHTLKYGTQARKFDVNQLQNTTIKRIIKKVQDLERAALPAQELEEYNKILLDMETTYSVATVCHPNGSCLQLEPDLTNVMATSRKYEDLLWAWEGWRDKAGRAILQFYPKYVELINQAARLNGYVDAGDSWRSMYETPSLEQDLERLFQELQPLYLNLHAYVRRALHRHYGAQHINLEGPIPAHLLGNMWAQTWSNIYDLVVPFPSAPSMDTTEAMLKQGWTPRRMFKEADDFFTSLGLLPVPPEFWNKSMLEKPTDGREVVCHASAWDFYNGKDFRIKQCTTVNLEDLVVAHHEMGHIQYFMQYKDLPVALREGANPGFHEAIGDVLALSVSTPKHLHSLNLLSSEGGSDEHDINFLMKMALDKIAFIPFSYLVDQWRWRVFDGSITKENYNQEWWSLRLKYQGLCPPVPRTQGDFDPGAKFHIPSSVPYIRTAMKLGFSRPWPEAMQLITGQPNMSASAMLSYFKPLLDWLRTENELHGEKLGWPQYNWTPNSARSEGPLPDSGRVSFLGLDLDAQQARVGQWLLLFLGIALLVATLGLSQRLFSIRHRSLHRHSHGPQFGSEVELRHS, from the exons ATGGGCCAGGGTTGGGCTACTgcaggacttcccagcctcctcttcctGCTGCTCTGCTACGGGCACCCTCTGCTGGTCCCCAGCCAGGAGGCATCCCAACAGGTGACAGTCACCCATGGGACAAGCAGCCAGGCAACAACCAGCAGCCAGACAACCACCCACCAGGCGACGGCCCACCAGACATCAGCCCAGAGCCCAA ACCTGGTGACTgatgaggctgaggccagcaagTTTGTGGAGGAATATGACCGGACATCCCAGGTGGTGTGGAACGAGTATGCCGAGGCCAACTGGAACTACAACACCAACATCACCACAGAGACCAGCAAGATTCTG CTGCAGAAGAACATGCAAATAGCCAACCACACCCTGAAGTACGGCACCCAGGCCAGGAAGTTTGATGTGAACCAGTTGCAGAACACCACTATCAAGCGGATCATAAAGAAGGTTCAGGACCTAGAACGGGCAGCACTGcctgcccaggagctggaggag TACAACAAGATCCTGTTGGATATGGAAACCACCTACAGCGTGGCCACTGTGTGCCACCCGAATGGCAGCTGCCTGCAGCTCGAGCCAG ATCTGACGAATGTGATGGCCACGTCCCGGAAATATGAAGACCTGTTATGGGCATGGGAGGGCTGGCGAGACAAGGCGGGGAGAGCCATCCTCCAGTTTTACCCGAAATACGTGGAACTCATCAACCAGGCTGCCCGGCTCAATG GCTATGTAGATGCAGGGGACTCGTGGAGGTCTATGTACGAGACACCATCCCTGGAGCAAGACCTGGAGCGGCTCTTCCAGGAGCTGCAGCCACTCTACCTCAACCTGCATGCCTACGTGCGCCGGGCCCTGCACCGTCACTACGGGGCCCAGCACATCAACCTGGAGGGGCCCATTCCTGCTCACCTGCTGG GGAACATGTGGGCGCAGACCTGGTCCAACATCTATGACTTGGTGGTGCCCTTCCCTTCAGCCCCCTCGATGGACACCACAGAGGCTATGCTAAAGCAG ggcTGGACGCCCAGGAGGATGTTTAAGGAGGCTGATGATTTCTTCACCTCCCTGGGGCTGCTGCCCGTGCCTCCTGAGTTCTGGAACAAGTCGATGCTGGAGAAGCCAACCGACGGGCGGGAGGTGGTCTGCCACGCCTCGGCCTGGGACTTCTACAACGGCAAGGACTTCCG GATCAAGCAGTGCACCACCGTGAACTTGGAGGACCTGGTGGTGGCCCACCACGAAATGGGCCACATCCAGTATTTCATGCAGTACAAAGACTTACCTGTGGCCTTGAGGGAGGGTGCCAACCCCGGCTTCCATGAGGCCATTGGGGACGTGCTAGCCCTCTCAGTGTCTACGCCCAAGCACCTGCACAGTCTCAACCTGCTGAGCAGTGAGGGTGGCAGCGACG AGCATGACATCAACTTTCTGATGAAGATGGCCCTTGACAAGATCGCCTTTATCCCCTTCAGCTACCTCGTCGATCAGTGGCGCTGGAGGGTATTTGATGGAAGCATCACCAAGGAGAACTATAACCAGGAGTGGTGGAGCCTCAG GCTGAAGTACCAGGGCCTCTGCCCCCCAGTGCCCAGGACTCAAGGTGACTTTGACCCAGGGGCCAAGTTCCACATTCCTTCTAGCGTGCCTTACATCAG GACCGCCATGAAGCTGGGCTTCAGTAGGCCGTGGCCGGAAGCCATGCAGCTGATCACGGGCCAGCCCAACATGAGCGCCTCGGCCATGTTGAGCTACTTCAAGCCGCTGCTGGACTGGCTCCGCACGGAGAACGAGCTGCATGGGGAGAAGCTGGGCTGGCCGCAGTACAACTGGACGCCGAACTCCG CTCGCTCAGAAGGGCCCCTCCCAGACAGCGGCCGCGTCAGCTTCCTGGGCCTGGACCTGGATGCGCAGCAGGCCCGCGTGGGCCAGTGGCTGCTGCTCTTCCTGGGCATCGCCCTGCTGGTAGCCACCCTGGGCCTCAGCCAGCGGCTCTTCAGCATCCGCCACCGCAGCCTCCACCGGCACTCCCACGGGCCCCAGTTCGGCTCCGAGGTGGAGCTGAGACACTCCTGA
- the ACE gene encoding angiotensin-converting enzyme isoform X1, giving the protein MQIANHTLKYGTQARKFDVNQLQNTTIKRIIKKVQDLERAALPAQELEEYNKILLDMETTYSVATVCHPNGSCLQLEPDLTNVMATSRKYEDLLWAWEGWRDKAGRAILQFYPKYVELINQAARLNGYVDAGDSWRSMYETPSLEQDLERLFQELQPLYLNLHAYVRRALHRHYGAQHINLEGPIPAHLLGNMWAQTWSNIYDLVVPFPSAPSMDTTEAMLKQGWTPRRMFKEADDFFTSLGLLPVPPEFWNKSMLEKPTDGREVVCHASAWDFYNGKDFRIKQCTTVNLEDLVVAHHEMGHIQYFMQYKDLPVALREGANPGFHEAIGDVLALSVSTPKHLHSLNLLSSEGGSDEHDINFLMKMALDKIAFIPFSYLVDQWRWRVFDGSITKENYNQEWWSLRLKYQGLCPPVPRTQGDFDPGAKFHIPSSVPYIRYFVSFIIQFQFHEALCQAAGHTGPLHKCDIYQSKEAGQRLATAMKLGFSRPWPEAMQLITGQPNMSASAMLSYFKPLLDWLRTENELHGEKLGWPQYNWTPNSARSEGPLPDSGRVSFLGLDLDAQQARVGQWLLLFLGIALLVATLGLSQRLFSIRHRSLHRHSHGPQFGSEVELRHS; this is encoded by the exons ATGCAAATAGCCAACCACACCCTGAAGTACGGCACCCAGGCCAGGAAGTTTGATGTGAACCAGTTGCAGAACACCACTATCAAGCGGATCATAAAGAAGGTTCAGGACCTAGAACGGGCAGCACTGcctgcccaggagctggaggag TACAACAAGATCCTGTTGGATATGGAAACCACCTACAGCGTGGCCACTGTGTGCCACCCGAATGGCAGCTGCCTGCAGCTCGAGCCAG ATCTGACGAATGTGATGGCCACGTCCCGGAAATATGAAGACCTGTTATGGGCATGGGAGGGCTGGCGAGACAAGGCGGGGAGAGCCATCCTCCAGTTTTACCCGAAATACGTGGAACTCATCAACCAGGCTGCCCGGCTCAATG GCTATGTAGATGCAGGGGACTCGTGGAGGTCTATGTACGAGACACCATCCCTGGAGCAAGACCTGGAGCGGCTCTTCCAGGAGCTGCAGCCACTCTACCTCAACCTGCATGCCTACGTGCGCCGGGCCCTGCACCGTCACTACGGGGCCCAGCACATCAACCTGGAGGGGCCCATTCCTGCTCACCTGCTGG GGAACATGTGGGCGCAGACCTGGTCCAACATCTATGACTTGGTGGTGCCCTTCCCTTCAGCCCCCTCGATGGACACCACAGAGGCTATGCTAAAGCAG ggcTGGACGCCCAGGAGGATGTTTAAGGAGGCTGATGATTTCTTCACCTCCCTGGGGCTGCTGCCCGTGCCTCCTGAGTTCTGGAACAAGTCGATGCTGGAGAAGCCAACCGACGGGCGGGAGGTGGTCTGCCACGCCTCGGCCTGGGACTTCTACAACGGCAAGGACTTCCG GATCAAGCAGTGCACCACCGTGAACTTGGAGGACCTGGTGGTGGCCCACCACGAAATGGGCCACATCCAGTATTTCATGCAGTACAAAGACTTACCTGTGGCCTTGAGGGAGGGTGCCAACCCCGGCTTCCATGAGGCCATTGGGGACGTGCTAGCCCTCTCAGTGTCTACGCCCAAGCACCTGCACAGTCTCAACCTGCTGAGCAGTGAGGGTGGCAGCGACG AGCATGACATCAACTTTCTGATGAAGATGGCCCTTGACAAGATCGCCTTTATCCCCTTCAGCTACCTCGTCGATCAGTGGCGCTGGAGGGTATTTGATGGAAGCATCACCAAGGAGAACTATAACCAGGAGTGGTGGAGCCTCAG GCTGAAGTACCAGGGCCTCTGCCCCCCAGTGCCCAGGACTCAAGGTGACTTTGACCCAGGGGCCAAGTTCCACATTCCTTCTAGCGTGCCTTACATCAG GTACTTTGTCAGCTTCATCATCCAGTTCCAGTTCCAcgaggcactgtgccaggcagcTGGCCACACGGGCCCCCTGCACAAGTGTGACATCTACCAGTCCAAGGAGGCCGGGCAGCGCCTGGC GACCGCCATGAAGCTGGGCTTCAGTAGGCCGTGGCCGGAAGCCATGCAGCTGATCACGGGCCAGCCCAACATGAGCGCCTCGGCCATGTTGAGCTACTTCAAGCCGCTGCTGGACTGGCTCCGCACGGAGAACGAGCTGCATGGGGAGAAGCTGGGCTGGCCGCAGTACAACTGGACGCCGAACTCCG CTCGCTCAGAAGGGCCCCTCCCAGACAGCGGCCGCGTCAGCTTCCTGGGCCTGGACCTGGATGCGCAGCAGGCCCGCGTGGGCCAGTGGCTGCTGCTCTTCCTGGGCATCGCCCTGCTGGTAGCCACCCTGGGCCTCAGCCAGCGGCTCTTCAGCATCCGCCACCGCAGCCTCCACCGGCACTCCCACGGGCCCCAGTTCGGCTCCGAGGTGGAGCTGAGACACTCCTGA
- the ACE gene encoding angiotensin-converting enzyme isoform 2 precursor (isoform 2 precursor is encoded by transcript variant 2), translating into MGQGWATAGLPSLLFLLLCYGHPLLVPSQEASQQVTVTHGTSSQATTSSQTTTHQATAHQTSAQSPNLVTDEAEASKFVEEYDRTSQVVWNEYAEANWNYNTNITTETSKILLQKNMQIANHTLKYGTQARKFDVNQLQNTTIKRIIKKVQDLERAALPAQELEEYNKILLDMETTYSVATVCHPNGSCLQLEPDLTNVMATSRKYEDLLWAWEGWRDKAGRAILQFYPKYVELINQAARLNGYVDAGDSWRSMYETPSLEQDLERLFQELQPLYLNLHAYVRRALHRHYGAQHINLEGPIPAHLLGNMWAQTWSNIYDLVVPFPSAPSMDTTEAMLKQGWTPRRMFKEADDFFTSLGLLPVPPEFWNKSMLEKPTDGREVVCHASAWDFYNGKDFRIKQCTTVNLEDLVVAHHEMGHIQYFMQYKDLPVALREGANPGFHEAIGDVLALSVSTPKHLHSLNLLSSEGGSDEHDINFLMKMALDKIAFIPFSYLVDQWRWRVFDGSITKENYNQEWWSLRLKYQGLCPPVPRTQGDFDPGAKFHIPSSVPYIRYFVSFIIQFQFHEALCQAAGHTGPLHKCDIYQSKEAGQRLATAMKLGFSRPWPEAMQLITGQPNMSASAMLSYFKPLLDWLRTENELHGEKLGWPQYNWTPNSARSEGPLPDSGRVSFLGLDLDAQQARVGQWLLLFLGIALLVATLGLSQRLFSIRHRSLHRHSHGPQFGSEVELRHS; encoded by the exons ATGGGCCAGGGTTGGGCTACTgcaggacttcccagcctcctcttcctGCTGCTCTGCTACGGGCACCCTCTGCTGGTCCCCAGCCAGGAGGCATCCCAACAGGTGACAGTCACCCATGGGACAAGCAGCCAGGCAACAACCAGCAGCCAGACAACCACCCACCAGGCGACGGCCCACCAGACATCAGCCCAGAGCCCAA ACCTGGTGACTgatgaggctgaggccagcaagTTTGTGGAGGAATATGACCGGACATCCCAGGTGGTGTGGAACGAGTATGCCGAGGCCAACTGGAACTACAACACCAACATCACCACAGAGACCAGCAAGATTCTG CTGCAGAAGAACATGCAAATAGCCAACCACACCCTGAAGTACGGCACCCAGGCCAGGAAGTTTGATGTGAACCAGTTGCAGAACACCACTATCAAGCGGATCATAAAGAAGGTTCAGGACCTAGAACGGGCAGCACTGcctgcccaggagctggaggag TACAACAAGATCCTGTTGGATATGGAAACCACCTACAGCGTGGCCACTGTGTGCCACCCGAATGGCAGCTGCCTGCAGCTCGAGCCAG ATCTGACGAATGTGATGGCCACGTCCCGGAAATATGAAGACCTGTTATGGGCATGGGAGGGCTGGCGAGACAAGGCGGGGAGAGCCATCCTCCAGTTTTACCCGAAATACGTGGAACTCATCAACCAGGCTGCCCGGCTCAATG GCTATGTAGATGCAGGGGACTCGTGGAGGTCTATGTACGAGACACCATCCCTGGAGCAAGACCTGGAGCGGCTCTTCCAGGAGCTGCAGCCACTCTACCTCAACCTGCATGCCTACGTGCGCCGGGCCCTGCACCGTCACTACGGGGCCCAGCACATCAACCTGGAGGGGCCCATTCCTGCTCACCTGCTGG GGAACATGTGGGCGCAGACCTGGTCCAACATCTATGACTTGGTGGTGCCCTTCCCTTCAGCCCCCTCGATGGACACCACAGAGGCTATGCTAAAGCAG ggcTGGACGCCCAGGAGGATGTTTAAGGAGGCTGATGATTTCTTCACCTCCCTGGGGCTGCTGCCCGTGCCTCCTGAGTTCTGGAACAAGTCGATGCTGGAGAAGCCAACCGACGGGCGGGAGGTGGTCTGCCACGCCTCGGCCTGGGACTTCTACAACGGCAAGGACTTCCG GATCAAGCAGTGCACCACCGTGAACTTGGAGGACCTGGTGGTGGCCCACCACGAAATGGGCCACATCCAGTATTTCATGCAGTACAAAGACTTACCTGTGGCCTTGAGGGAGGGTGCCAACCCCGGCTTCCATGAGGCCATTGGGGACGTGCTAGCCCTCTCAGTGTCTACGCCCAAGCACCTGCACAGTCTCAACCTGCTGAGCAGTGAGGGTGGCAGCGACG AGCATGACATCAACTTTCTGATGAAGATGGCCCTTGACAAGATCGCCTTTATCCCCTTCAGCTACCTCGTCGATCAGTGGCGCTGGAGGGTATTTGATGGAAGCATCACCAAGGAGAACTATAACCAGGAGTGGTGGAGCCTCAG GCTGAAGTACCAGGGCCTCTGCCCCCCAGTGCCCAGGACTCAAGGTGACTTTGACCCAGGGGCCAAGTTCCACATTCCTTCTAGCGTGCCTTACATCAG GTACTTTGTCAGCTTCATCATCCAGTTCCAGTTCCAcgaggcactgtgccaggcagcTGGCCACACGGGCCCCCTGCACAAGTGTGACATCTACCAGTCCAAGGAGGCCGGGCAGCGCCTGGC GACCGCCATGAAGCTGGGCTTCAGTAGGCCGTGGCCGGAAGCCATGCAGCTGATCACGGGCCAGCCCAACATGAGCGCCTCGGCCATGTTGAGCTACTTCAAGCCGCTGCTGGACTGGCTCCGCACGGAGAACGAGCTGCATGGGGAGAAGCTGGGCTGGCCGCAGTACAACTGGACGCCGAACTCCG CTCGCTCAGAAGGGCCCCTCCCAGACAGCGGCCGCGTCAGCTTCCTGGGCCTGGACCTGGATGCGCAGCAGGCCCGCGTGGGCCAGTGGCTGCTGCTCTTCCTGGGCATCGCCCTGCTGGTAGCCACCCTGGGCCTCAGCCAGCGGCTCTTCAGCATCCGCCACCGCAGCCTCCACCGGCACTCCCACGGGCCCCAGTTCGGCTCCGAGGTGGAGCTGAGACACTCCTGA